TTTGTGTATTAAAATATAAGTTCTTATGCCTTTTTATTATCTCTAACAGAAACCATATTGGTATTTTGAATTTCGGAGGTAGCTGATTAATCAACCCAAACAATTAATCAATGGAATAACCATAACAATAATAATTTATTGTTTGAACCATTCGTGCAAACTACTGAGATGTAACAAAGCCTAtgtgagctgttgccttagcaTGGGTTCCAGATTTTAAGAAACGTGGCCaatggaagtggcaaatgaaacacaaCTTGAACCTAGGACTCATGTCGCCACACCTGTAGGATTGAGGACTGCTACCCTAGGAAGAATCACATCAGAATCACATCAATTGGTACTGTCTGCGTCTGCCACCAGGAGGGATGTAAAAGACAGCAGATTGTGGTACTTTTCATAGTATCTGATGTTGGTCCTTTATTTATGTTGGATTTCTGGACAATAGACATTGCTTTATAAAACTGATATGAATAACAGATGAGAATTGCATGTAAGAAATGTGTTTggcatttatttacaacatataGTTACACAGTATTTTTCTGGTTTTactaatccccaagtgggggcagggaatcccctggtttggaggccctcccccacttcagggtcatcagaaagtgtgtgtggggggtgtctgctaggcacttcattattccctatggagaatgatccccatagggtataatggagaattgatctggggctgggggggttgttttttgagatagaggcactaaatttttcAGTATACCATCTGGCACCTGTCTTCAaagcactctccaagtttcaaaaagattggactagggggttcaatcctatgagccccaaaagaaggtgcccttatccttcattctttccaatggagggaaggcatttaaaagatatgctgtccctttaaatgtgatggccagaatccctttggagttcaattatgcttgtcacacccttgctcctagctccacccccaatctctccTAACCCcatccccgaagtctcctggctccacccccaaagtccctagatatttcttgaatccgTCTTAGCAATCCTAATGTGTTGCCATTAAGTTTAAAGGAAAAGTGAATGCTGTATACCTGTAGCGTTTGGTATTTATGAGCCAGTGAACAAAATCTTTGGCTTTCATCTTGTCCAGATACTGAGTAAAGTCACTGGTAAAAGTACCTTCAGAATGTCGCTTGACGTTGGAGGAAAAGCTATGGGCACTTTCTGTTGCATAAGACTTCCACCTGTTTGAGAGAAGTCAGAGAGATCAGCCAAAGCATCGTGAGGATATCTTTATAACCCATGATGTTCTAAATTAAACTGAAGCTGTGCCTCTATTTGTGTGGTCAGTATTGAATATTTCCACAGCAATGTGTCAGAAACCATAATTAAGGGAACAagatcatttgtttatttatttttcagcTAGAAGCTAGCTTCATAACTAGGGTGACCATCGAGAGGGCAGGTACTTACTAGAAGGGGGTTATCTTCAAGAGCACTGGAAGAGAGGAAGAGGGGTTTCAGGCTTCTCTCTTGCACCATTTTCTCAAGCGGAAACAGCCACAGGGGGCTTGTTTGCCTACGTGACACATGGAGCCAGAGAAGTAGGCTAGCTGCCCCTCCCTCAAAGTTGTTTCCTGTAGGGGCAAATGGTACAGGAGGGAAGAGAGAAGATGGAGCAAGAGGTACTTTGGCAGGTGAGTACCCCAATGATTCATGTGACATATTGCCATCTGCACTGTTTCTGGAGGTGCTTTGACTAACAGAAGCACTATTTTGAGATGCACAGAAGCCTATAGATGCCTACAGAAGGAAGAGGACATCTTCCAGCAAAATTTAATTCAGGTTACTTTAAGTcccaggaggggggtggggggtgggaagagaggtACAATCTGGGTGCTTAGAAGTCTTTTCCTCCTTGAATTTAAAGCATGGAAAGGAATCCCATTTCCCTACTCCACAGCTCTGATTCTTGCAGCAACGTACAAGGACTCCAACCCAGTTTTACCTAAGCCCTTTATGAATCTCCTGTAATCAGTGTGAATCTCCAGTTTGCTTCTTGCTTCAATAATACATATTTCAATTTGTGTAGATAATTTGTCTTGCTTTATTTGGGCAAGTAGTATACTAGGCATCTCCCAACATTTTCTTCAACTAGTTGCTTCTAACACAGGGCAAGTTTTCAGATTTTAGAGAGCCAGATTTGAAAATATTGTTGGAGTGAGCaattcagcatgcctggacattgcaGGGTGCTACATCCCTCTAAGTGTGTTATccccttgaatgggatgcctctctttgtcttaacccgggagctgccctctgaactccaccccctcctttgCCCTCTCACCATGTGTGCATGACCTTCCATGGAGAAACTTGTCTCTGCAGGTCTGCTATAGATataatgccctcatactcccataaACGTGATACCAGATTAACTGGCCATTAtggggaaagtactctttagattaggcttctttctcctgCTTTGACTGCAagctgaatgtgaactgaatctacttgaataaatgcttgtttaccttttttgcaatatacttcttgggagatttatttactgcactcagaaTCATGCCTCTATGAATGGGCAAACTGtgctatatctatctatctatctatctatctatctatctatctatctatctatctatctatctatctatctatctatctatctatctatctatctatctatctatctatctatctaccttctTACAAATTTCTGTGGCCAATGATTGCAAGTCTCAGCCCTCGTGATTCACCCACCCTTGTCCAGCAGAACTCAATGGCATTTATCATTCACAATTGCTCCTTACCTTGACTCATTAGTGGAATCTTTCAGGACCATTTGCCAACTAATGGGAAGTAAAATTGCAGTCAGCAGTCCACAAACACAAAGCCACCATGTGTTCTTCATCTGCACAAAATATAGATCTGAAGAGTAACCTTCCGAGTGAGATTTTATCACCAATTTAGAACAAGACATGATGCTACATTTCTTGGAGTTCCGTTCTTTGCAAAAGCAAGGATCAAATTCCAGTATCTGGAGTCACCTAGGTAATGAGTTTAATCCAGCCAGATTTTTCACCCAGTCTCACCTGTTTCCCCTCCATACTGTAGTCCCAACCAATGCGGATTTTGTCCATGCAGATCCCCTGATCCCCACAATAACCTCTTTTTGGACCATCAAAGGGGACCCATCCTTCCTTTTCCACCAATAAACCGGTGCGATCAAACTCGATAATTCCAGTTTTGAATACTGTGGATCCTTATTCCCCATAGCCCACACCAGCCGAAATAAACTGGTCAGAATAACTGCTTTGAAGCTGATTTTATTCCTTTCAGTTCAATTAGACACCATTGTCCTAAATTCATTTCAGTGGCTCTATGGCTTGAAAAAATTCAGAACTGAGAGGACAATGATATAAAGGCAATATTGCTGTGCATATTCATCCGAAACTCATCTCTGTCCACAAAGGTTTTAATAATGCATCAAAACCTGCAAAACTATcttgattttggggggggggggaagagagagagaaagaaagaaattcctCCCTTATTGCTGATTAATATGATTATTTTATTGTGCAGTCGTCTATTTTCTCAGCCTGCTTCCTCAGTTTCTTCTGAAAGGTGCCCAGCAAATATAAATACATATTAATTAAGATGTACATGGTCTGAAGTTAAGATGTACATTGTCCGAAACAAGCCATTCATCTCTTATACAGTCTTTAAGTCTCTTAAAAGTTACCGCCTGTCTTTCCAGGCAGTTTCACAGAACAAGATTCTTATTCTTAAATATACTTTTTTAGAGAGTAGCTTTTGCTAGTGAGTAGTTTTTGCTAAAGATTCCTAGCTCCAAATGCCAAAAGAACATCACAAAAATGTCTCATTTGTTCTTGATCTTGCCTTCAACAGAATTGCTGtttctttcaaggacaatatCTGACttctaaattgaaaaaaaatcacaaattctCAGGTGAGGGAAATCCTGAAAAATGAAGTTTTCTCCATGAACTGCAGATGTCAGATAGACTATCTTCCTCAGTGACATTATGACTGATTATTATGGAAGGGGTAGATGCTGAGGAAAATATTACTTACCTTCCCAAGGATGCAAGTTTCTCTTTAAATCTTATGTCCTTTTTTCTTCGTTTGGGCTCTTTTGTGGCTTTCACGCTATTCCTTTCCAGTGCTTTTAAGCTTGTTAGTGAAATGGTCGAAGATGACAGGTAGGTCACTGGTGTTCCTGTTTTTAGTGGGATGGGTCATTTATGAATCATTTCCGGATCTTTCTGTTTTTTCAGAAAAAGTGGGTCCAGAGAGAGAATGTAGCCATGGCAAGACTCTTCAGTATTGCCTCCAGCAACATTTTCTCCTTGGTGCTCAAATGGATCAAGTCAACTCTGGGATTCTTTCTTGCCGGCGGAATCTCTCTTACACactctctttcatttttttcattACCTTCCAGACTGCTGTTTCAAATACCTTTTGAAACAGAGGAGAGACTCACAAAACAGTAGCAACCTGGAAATTTCTCTTCAAACCTTTAACTCAACCACACTTCAACAAAAAAAGACTTCCAAAAGGATGCTCTAGTCTAGGATGAAGCTGCCAAGCTAGAAATCTTTAGCGATTTCAATGAATTGGGATTCGGTCTTGATATTAAAGAGAGAAATTGCCCCTCTTTGTGTGTTAAATTAGGATAGCTAGCAAGACAAATAGCATTGTTGCTGGTGGGAATGGATCACTGTTTTTATCCTGTATATATGTAGGCTCTTTATAGAAATATGACTGACCTACAGCTGTCCCTTGAATTTCATGACATTATGGCCTTCACAAACTTTCTTTTCTCCCTGTACACCTCTATACAGGGACCTGACAACAGTATCAAGtcatacatctgatgaagtgggctctgaTCTATAGAAGTGCCAAAATTCATTTGCTAGTGTTTAAACTGTCAAGTGTgtttttatatttacatttacattCGTTTCACTTTAATGTTTTCATTGATAGTGTCTGTTATACTTTCTGGAAAGAGATCATCTACCAGTTACAACAAATATGTTTTTAATACATAAACAAATTATGTTCTGTACAAATAACACATACATCACAACCAGGGAGTATGGCCAATAAAAGTTTATTGGGGGTACGCTAAACAAAACAGTCTTCACCCGCTGGTGGAACCCAATGCTTGAGAGAGACCAGTGAATCTTCTTGGGAAGGGTGTCCCAAAGTTTCAGTTCcaggaccaagaaggccctttctcaggttgccacatGCCTAGCTGTAAATGGTGGGATCACCTGAAACAAGGCCTctgatcagggttttttttgtagcaggaactcctttgcatattaggccatacactcctcatgtagccaatcctcctggagcttatagtaggccctatactaagagccctgtaagttcttggaggattggctacatcagggggtgtggcctgatatgcaaaggagtacctgctgcaaaaagccctgcctccaatGATGATCAAGTGCTGTTCACACAACAGAGGGGTGTAgcctgccctttctatagctgagAGTCCCCCAGCACTCAGGAACAAAAATGTTTTAGGTGGTTGCAATAAAGAAGACAGATGGGAAAGATTgtcagaacagccctgtaaggtgggtCAGTATTATTACAGTTTCCATATTGCTGGCTTTCTTAACTTGTCAGGGACAGAACagagatttgaaccagggaccttttgGATGACTGCTCATTACCAATCCTCATGATGCTGCTAATTAAAACCAAGTGTAAGTTGTGATTTGGTTCCTTCTCCATTTTGGCTAGATACTCCCTCTTGCATTCTGACAGTCTTGGTCCGAGTGCAGAGGCAGCTGCTCCGATTTTGAACTTCTCTGACACTCACTGTGTGCACTTTTCATTCTGGACACACTCGCTTTCTAACGAAGCAATTAGACTTCTTTCAACCACCATTTTCAAAATATCACTGTAGAGGTGGAGCAGAAGAAACGTTTTGCTAATTAGGTGTCCCTCTGTGGTGCAAGCGAACAGGCCATCACAGTGCTTGCGTAATAGGTTCATTAGCACCACCTTTGGTGAACTGGGTCTCCCATTTGATCTTTTAGTGCATCATTCAATTTCTCTGTTTATACTgccaaattatgttacatttacCTTGTTTTAATCTGGGACGTTAATCCTGAGTCATTGTAGGGATGAGGCATAATGGAACTTGTTGGGAATGCTGTACTGATTATGTACGTAtgttctgtcaagtcacaactgacttatagtgaccccagaaaggggctttcaaggcaactgagaagcagaggtggctggccatgccattgtcttcctctgcagagtcttctttggtggtccgccATCTGAGTagtgaccctgctgagcttctgagatctgaaacatgaacctcagatgtttgagctgcaagacaggaaggaaggaaggaaggaaggaagggagggaggaaggaaggaaggaaggaaggaagggagggaggaagggagggaggaaggaaggaaggaagggagggagggagggaggaaggaaggaaggaaggaaggaaggaaggaaggaagggagggagggaggaaggaaggaaggaaggaaggaagggagggagggagggagggaggaaggaaggaaggaaggaagggagggaggaaggaaggaagggagggaggaaggaaggaaggaaggaaggaagggagggaggaaggaaggaaggaaggaagggagggagggagggaggaaggaaggaaggaaggaagggagggagggaggaaggaaggaaggaaggaaggaagggagggaggaaggaaggaaggaaggaaggaagggagggaggaaggaaggaagggagggaggaaggaaggaaggaaggaagggagggagggaggaaggaaggaaggaaggaagggagggagggaggaagggaggaagggagggaggaaggaagggaggaaggaaggaagggagggagggagggaggaaggaaggaaggaaggaagggaggaaggaaggaaggaaggaagggagggaggaaggaaggaaggaaggaaggaagggaggaaggaaggaaggaaggaaggaaggaaggaaggaaggaagggaggaagggagggagggagggaggaagggaggaagggagggaggaaggaaggaaggaaggaaggaaggaaggaaggaaggaaggaaggaaggaaggaaggaaggaaggaaggaaggaaaatagatgggggaggaaaggtggaaagaaagcaaatttaaatgaattctccaagctgccagttgccttggcttggagaagtgatttaaagagacaaatgccttctccaagttggccaacggggtggtgggggctttgagagccacacaatatgcatgaaagagccacagtttgcccccccTCTCTATTTCATGCTTCCAGCACATCCCAGGGGGACTGATCATGAACTGGTGGCTGGATGCAGTTTTGGGATGCATGAGGTTCAGTAAACTGAAGCTTCATGCCAACAAGATGGAGATGTTACTGGTGGAGAGAATGAACTGGGCATTGTTGTGTTTCCTGTTCTGAATGGGTTACACTCCCTCTGAAGGCAGAGGTTCGTAGTTTGGGGTGCTGCTGGACACCAGCTGGAAAAAAAAGGTGGCAGCAGTGGATAGGAGTGCCTCTCACGAGCTTTAGCTGGTGATTCGGTTAAGACTTTTGCTGAGTGAATAAATCTTGCCACTGGAGCACAAGcgctggtaacatctagattagatgaCTACAGTGCACTCTCTGTGGCGCTGTCCCAAAGAGTGtccagaaactgcagttagtacagaatgctgactggagtgggttgtaaGGACTGGGGATGTGCACCTGaaaacacacacaggcacacacacagagtatTTTTTTGGATTCAGATTTTGGGGAGGGCAATATTAATATTGGATGGTGTTCAGATGGTCCCCTAATGCTGTTTAAGGAGTTGAGTTTTTCCAGGATTCTGGAATTATTTGGATTATATcagggcttatttttttttagcaggaactcctttgcatattaggcaacacacccctgatatagccaatcctccatgagcttacagtaggccctgtaagaaga
This region of Heteronotia binoei isolate CCM8104 ecotype False Entrance Well chromosome 13, APGP_CSIRO_Hbin_v1, whole genome shotgun sequence genomic DNA includes:
- the LOC132581641 gene encoding exendin-3-like isoform X1 — translated: MKNTWWLCVCGLLTAILLPISWQMVLKDSTNESRWKSYATESAHSFSSNVKRHSEGTFTSDFTQYLDKMKAKDFVHWLINTKRYSSTKRFIKEKPNIIRFLPSFF